The following are encoded together in the Salvia hispanica cultivar TCC Black 2014 chromosome 6, UniMelb_Shisp_WGS_1.0, whole genome shotgun sequence genome:
- the LOC125196496 gene encoding 15-cis-phytoene desaturase, chloroplastic/chromoplastic isoform X1 has protein sequence MSVALLSSLPLSSPIHFPSSKFKSLRPPNATPSQISPLNPTPSPSQFPDKTGVIVIGAGLAGLAAATHLQAENIPFLLLEASDAVGGRVRTDFVDGFTLDRGFQIFITAYPEARKLLDYDALDLQRFYSGAKVFFGGRFHTVADPRRHFSDSLQSLANPIGSLIDKFLIALTIIRVLSKSDFDILTADEVETIELLRSTGYSDSILDRFFRPFFGGIFFDRELETTSRLFDFVFKCLALGDNTLPRNGIAAIPEQLAAKLNPSSIVLNSRVISIDHESGEGVVVNLQSGESLRSDLGVILAIEEFEAAKVVTGKTEAKLPARSTICLYFSVDEDKVPVKEPVLLLNGSGRGIVNNMFFASNVAPSYAPAGKALVSVSLIGVYSGVGEEELVERVVKELSDWFGEEAVGWWNYLRMYRVEFAQPNQRPPTNLLKEARVRVKGGGLYVCGDYVTHATFDGALLSGRRAVEALLKDRAAVGL, from the coding sequence ATGTCAGTCGCTTTGCTCTCTTCCCTCCCGCTTTCTTCTCCAATCCATTTTCCCTCTTCCAAATTCAAATCTTTGAGGCCTCCCAACGCCACCCCATCGCAAATCTCCCCGCTCAATCCAACCCCCTCTCCTTCCCAATTCCCCGACAAGACCGGCGTCATCGTTATCGGCGCCGGCCTCGCCGGCTTAGCCGCCGCGACTCACCTCCAGGCCGAGAACATCCCGTTCCTCCTCCTCGAAGCCTCCGACGCCGTCGGTGGCCGCGTCCGGACCGATTTCGTCGACGGCTTCACTCTCGATCGCGGCTTCCAGATCTTTATCACGGCATATCCCGAAGCTCGGAAGCTTCTCGACTACGACGCCCTCGATCTCCAGCGGTTTTACTCCGGCGCTAAGGTCTTCTTCGGCGGCCGCTTCCACACCGTTGCGGATCCCCGGCGGCATTTCTCCGATTCGCTCCAATCGCTCGCGAATCCGATCGGTTCTCTGattgacaaatttttaatcgCGCTGACGATAATTAGGGTTCTGAGCAAGTCTGATTTTGATATTCTGACAGCCGATGAGGTGGAGACGATTGAACTGCTGAGGAGCACCGGGTACTCCGATTCGATCCTGGACCGCTTCTTCCGCCCCTTTTTCGGCGGGATATTCTTCGACAGGGAGCTCGAAACCACTTCCAGATTGTTCGATTTCGTTTTCAAATGCCTCGCGCTCGGCGACAACACTCTCCCGAGGAACGGCATCGCCGCAATCCCTGAGCAATTGGCCGCGAAACTGAATCCGAGCTCGATCGTGTTGAATTCTAGGGTAATTTCGATCGATCACGAGTCGGGAGAGGGGGTAGTCGTGAATCTGCAAAGCGGGGAGTCGTTGAGGAGCGATCTCGGAGTGATACTCGCAATCGAAGAATTCGAAGCCGCGAAAGTTGTAACCGGAAAAACAGAGGCGAAACTGCCGGCGCGAAGCACAATTTGCCTGTATTTCTCGGTGGACGAGGACAAGGTTCCGGTGAAGGAGCCGGTTCTGCTTCTGAACGGGTCGGGTCGGGGCATAGTGAACAACATGTTCTTCGCGAGCAATGTGGCACCATCATACGCTCCCGCCGGGAAGGCACTGGTGTCGGTGTCACTGATCGGTGTGTATAGTGGGGTGGGGGAGGAGGAGCTGGTGGAGCGGGTGGTGAAGGAGCTGTCGGATTGGTTCGGGGAGGAGGCGGTGGGGTGGTGGAACTACCTGAGGATGTATCGGGTGGAGTTTGCGCAGCCGAACCAGAGGCCGCCGACGAATTTGTTGAAGGAGGCGAGGGTGAGGGTGAAGGGCGGGGGATTGTATGTGTGTGGGGATTATGTGACTCATGCCACGTTTGATGGGGCGTTGCTCTCGGGGAGGAGGGCTGTCGAGGCCCTGCTGAAAGATCGAGCGGCGGTTGGCCTTTGA
- the LOC125196497 gene encoding mRNA decay activator protein ZFP36L1-like has translation MYLENKRDTKGPKFDSGVLSPISLMNMTGSRRSRSLFDPYASDSSDSPSPLMKFLRSVDPAAGGASSPVFVTPVKVEEDVIVMDGISVPKSNSSSGEVRLRLPLMSSNSVNCSFGKSNSTASSSSSGSGGRRARAENTKSYKNKLCHYWETSRICQFGSECQFAHGKEELRHHRFSGKIKLEISKLNSSFEGSSPSPYSSKFNRNSRVNAASAEVEAFTLPPLSPEMAFPASPIPAKQVSGTRAIPVTTLLDSDWTPQSDGIEVTLPCGEKRPSKEDVDAYIENVLYGAKAKNRLPVFVEICPDSTS, from the exons ATGTATTTGGAGAACAAGCGCGATACCAAGGGTCCGAAGTTCGATTCCGGCGTCTTATCGCCGATCAGCTTGATGAATATGACCGGCAGCCGACGCTCTAGGTCATTGTTTGATCCGTACGCATCAGACAGTTCAGATTCTCCGTCTCCGCTGATGAAGTTCCTGCGTTCTGTCGATCCGGCGGCCGGAGGCGCTTCCTCGCCGGTGTTCGTCACGCCGGTCAAGGTTGAGGAAGACGTGATTGTCATGGATGGGATTTCGGTGCCTAAGTCCAACAGCAGCAGCGGTGAAGTCAGATTGAGGTTGCCTCTGATGTCATCAAACTCTGTCAATTGCAGTTTCGGGAAATCGAATTCCACTGCTTCATCTTCGTCGTCGGGGAGCGGTGGTAGACGTGCCAGGGCTGAAAATACCAAATCTTATAAGAACAAGCTCTGTCATTACTGGGAGACTTCCCGTATATGCCAATTTGGTTCCGAATGCCAg TTTGCACACGGCAAAGAGGAGTTGCGCCACCATCGGTTCTCAGGCAAGATCAAACTTGAG ATCTCCAAATTAAACAGCAGTTTCGAGGGATCAAGCCCATCGCCATATAGCTCTAAGTTTAACCGAAACAGCCGAGTCAATGCGGCCTCAGCAGAAGTGGAGGCCTTCACATTGCCACCACTGTCACCTGAAATGGCGTTCCCTGCATCACCAATCCCAGCTAAACAAGTTTCGGGAACTAGGGCGATCCCAGTCACTACACTGCTCGACTCAGATTGGACTCCTCAGAGTGATGGGATTGAGGTCACTTTGCCATGTGGGGAAAAGAGACCATCCAAGGAAGATGTAGATGCTTACATTGAGAATGTGCTCTATGGGGCTAAGGCGAAGAATAGGCTGCCTGTATTTGTCGAGATTTGCCCCGACTCTACTAGTTGA
- the LOC125196496 gene encoding phytoene desaturase (lycopene-forming) isoform X2, with protein sequence MSVALLSSLPLSSPIHFPSSKFKSLRPPNATPSQISPLNPTPSPSQFPDKTGVIVIGAGLAGLAAATHLQAENIPFLLLEASDAVGGRVRTDFVDGFTLDRGFQIFITAYPEARKLLDYDALDLQRFYSGAKVFFGGRFHTVADPRRHFSDSLQSLANPIADEVETIELLRSTGYSDSILDRFFRPFFGGIFFDRELETTSRLFDFVFKCLALGDNTLPRNGIAAIPEQLAAKLNPSSIVLNSRVISIDHESGEGVVVNLQSGESLRSDLGVILAIEEFEAAKVVTGKTEAKLPARSTICLYFSVDEDKVPVKEPVLLLNGSGRGIVNNMFFASNVAPSYAPAGKALVSVSLIGVYSGVGEEELVERVVKELSDWFGEEAVGWWNYLRMYRVEFAQPNQRPPTNLLKEARVRVKGGGLYVCGDYVTHATFDGALLSGRRAVEALLKDRAAVGL encoded by the exons ATGTCAGTCGCTTTGCTCTCTTCCCTCCCGCTTTCTTCTCCAATCCATTTTCCCTCTTCCAAATTCAAATCTTTGAGGCCTCCCAACGCCACCCCATCGCAAATCTCCCCGCTCAATCCAACCCCCTCTCCTTCCCAATTCCCCGACAAGACCGGCGTCATCGTTATCGGCGCCGGCCTCGCCGGCTTAGCCGCCGCGACTCACCTCCAGGCCGAGAACATCCCGTTCCTCCTCCTCGAAGCCTCCGACGCCGTCGGTGGCCGCGTCCGGACCGATTTCGTCGACGGCTTCACTCTCGATCGCGGCTTCCAGATCTTTATCACGGCATATCCCGAAGCTCGGAAGCTTCTCGACTACGACGCCCTCGATCTCCAGCGGTTTTACTCCGGCGCTAAGGTCTTCTTCGGCGGCCGCTTCCACACCGTTGCGGATCCCCGGCGGCATTTCTCCGATTCGCTCCAATCGCTCGCGAATCCGATCG CCGATGAGGTGGAGACGATTGAACTGCTGAGGAGCACCGGGTACTCCGATTCGATCCTGGACCGCTTCTTCCGCCCCTTTTTCGGCGGGATATTCTTCGACAGGGAGCTCGAAACCACTTCCAGATTGTTCGATTTCGTTTTCAAATGCCTCGCGCTCGGCGACAACACTCTCCCGAGGAACGGCATCGCCGCAATCCCTGAGCAATTGGCCGCGAAACTGAATCCGAGCTCGATCGTGTTGAATTCTAGGGTAATTTCGATCGATCACGAGTCGGGAGAGGGGGTAGTCGTGAATCTGCAAAGCGGGGAGTCGTTGAGGAGCGATCTCGGAGTGATACTCGCAATCGAAGAATTCGAAGCCGCGAAAGTTGTAACCGGAAAAACAGAGGCGAAACTGCCGGCGCGAAGCACAATTTGCCTGTATTTCTCGGTGGACGAGGACAAGGTTCCGGTGAAGGAGCCGGTTCTGCTTCTGAACGGGTCGGGTCGGGGCATAGTGAACAACATGTTCTTCGCGAGCAATGTGGCACCATCATACGCTCCCGCCGGGAAGGCACTGGTGTCGGTGTCACTGATCGGTGTGTATAGTGGGGTGGGGGAGGAGGAGCTGGTGGAGCGGGTGGTGAAGGAGCTGTCGGATTGGTTCGGGGAGGAGGCGGTGGGGTGGTGGAACTACCTGAGGATGTATCGGGTGGAGTTTGCGCAGCCGAACCAGAGGCCGCCGACGAATTTGTTGAAGGAGGCGAGGGTGAGGGTGAAGGGCGGGGGATTGTATGTGTGTGGGGATTATGTGACTCATGCCACGTTTGATGGGGCGTTGCTCTCGGGGAGGAGGGCTGTCGAGGCCCTGCTGAAAGATCGAGCGGCGGTTGGCCTTTGA